The Brassica napus cultivar Da-Ae chromosome C7, Da-Ae, whole genome shotgun sequence genome has a segment encoding these proteins:
- the LOC125589979 gene encoding F-box/kelch-repeat protein At1g22040-like, translated as MGSVMSLSKSTAQDEDFSNESFKIRKTCSSNDEEYYRLIPNLPDELSIQILARLPRICYSNVWLVSRRWRSAVSTSELFTLRKELGRTEEWLYVLTKGQDDKLSWYALDPVSTRWQRLPPMPVIVYEEEPTTTSLWSLFTFPGRKEVSESEQTPFCGCAVGSVNGCLYVLGGISRSKTVSSVWRFDPVLNSWSEVSSMLANRAYSKTGVLDKKLYVVGGVESRRGSLYPLQTAEVYDPDTGVWSEVPSIPFSKAQVLHDAFLAEMLKPIATGMTCYNGRLCVTQSLCSWPVFYDAGGKVYDPETNLWGDMPSGLGEGWPARQAGTKLSVVVGGELFGFDPSSSSSVENGKIKVYDQKEDTWKVVIGEVPVYDVTDSKSSYLLAEFHGKLHFITRDADCNVSVLRDNVNEIPGSSSSSSSLSSSKSVLGSCSLKEKGNGDIKSDCVIWKVIASKDLGAAELVSCLVMDI; from the coding sequence ATGGGTTCTGTAATGAGCTTGAGCAAATCAACTGCTCAGGACGAGGACTTCTCAAACGAATCTTTCAAAATACGAAAGACATGTTCATCGAACGATGAAGAGTACTACAGATTGATTCCAAATCTTCCTGATGAGCTATCTATACAGATTCTTGCTAGGCTCCCAAGAATCTGCTACTCGAATGTTTGGTTGGTTTCACGGAGGTGGAGATCAGCTGTGTCGACCTCTGagctgtttactctaaggaaaGAGCTTGGAAGAACAGAGGAATGGCTCTATGTGCTGACTAAAGGCCAAGATGATAAGCTTTCGTGGTACGCTTTAGATCCAGTTTCCACGAGATGGCAGAGGTTGCCTCCTATGCCTGTTATTGTCTACGAAGAGGAACCTACTACAACTAGTTTGTGGAGTCTTTTTACCTTTCCCGGTAGAAAAGAGGTTTCTGAGTCCGAGCAAACGCCCTTCTGCGGCTGTGCTGTTGGTTCTGTTAATGGGTGTCTCTATGTTCTTGGAGGGATCTCTAGGTCTAAAACCGTGAGCTCTGTTTGGCGGTTTGATCCGGTTCTTAACTCGTGGAGCGAAGTGAGTTCCATGCTGGCCAACCGTGCTTATTCCAAAACAGGAGTGTTGGACAAGAAGCTCTATGTTGTTGGAGGTGTTGAGAGTCGACGTGGAAGTTTATATCCGCTTCAGACAGCCGAGGTTTACGATCCAGACACTGGTGTTTGGTCAGAGGTCCCCAGCATTCCTTTCTCAAAGGCGCAGGTGTTGCACGACGCGTTCTTGGCTGAAATGTTGAAGCCTATAGCCACGGGGATGACTTGTTACAACGGCAGGTTATGTGTTACTCAGAGTTTATGCTCTTGGCCTGTCTTTTATGATGCTGGAGGAAAGGTTTATGATCCGGAGACGAATCTCTGGGGTGATATGCCCTCTGGTTTGGGTGAAGGTTGGCCTGCGAGGCAAGCGGGTACAAAGCTGAGCGTTGTGGTGGGTGGTGAGTTATTTGGTTTtgatccttcttcttcttcttcggtggaGAATGGGAAAATTAAGGTTTATGATCAAAAGGAAGATACTTGGAAAGTTGTTATAGGGGAAGTCCCTGTTTATGATGTGACAGATTCAAAATCTTCTTATTTGCTTGCTGAGTTTCATGGGAAGCTTCATTTTATTACTAGAGATGCTGATTGTAACGTTTCCGTGTTAAGGGATAATGTCAATGAGATCCCAggctcttcatcatcatcatcatcattgtcTAGCTCCAAGTCTGTTTTGGGGTCATGCTCTTTGAAGGAAAAGGGGAATGGAGATATTAAGTCAGACTGTGTTATTTGGAAAGTCATTGCAAGCAAGGACTTAGGTGCTGCTGAACTTGTTAGCTGCCTAGTTATGGATATATGA
- the LOC106425616 gene encoding COP9 signalosome complex subunit 7 yields the protein MDMEQKQAEIIDQLVRRASTCNGESLVPIIIDATSHPSLFAFSEILALPNVSQLEGTSDSVYLDVLRLFAHGTWGDYKCNASRIPKLSPDQILKLKQLTVLTLAESNKVLPYDTLMVELDVTNVRELEDFLINDCMYAGIVRGKLDQLKRCFEVPFAAGRDLRPGQLGNMLHTLSDWLNTSENLLVSIQDKIKWADNMSEMDKKHRKEAEEGVEELKKSLSMKGDIGSRGHNEMFGEPSGVMNYKEDGMRSKRRRHPVRR from the exons ATGGATATGGAGCAGAAGCAGGCGGAGATCATCGATCAGCTCGTTCGCCGAGCATCTACCTGCAACGGCGAGTCCCTCGTGCCTATCATCATCGATGCCACATCGCATCCTTCGCTTTTCGCCTTTTCCGAGATTTTGGCTCTCCCCAATGTTTCCCAG CTTGAAGGAACCTCAGATTCGGTGTACCTGGATGTTCTACGGTTGTTTGCACATGGCACCTGGGGTGACTACAAAT GTAACGCTAGCCGTATCCCTAAGCTGTCTCCTGACCAGATTCTGAAGCTTAAACAGCTCACTGTGCTTACCCTTGCCGAGTCAAACAAGGTGCTGCCTTATGATACACTGATGGTCGAGTTAGATGTCACCAATGTTCGTGAACTCGAGGACTTTCTTATCAATGACTGTATGTACGCG GGTATAGTTAGAGGAAAACTGGATCAGTTGAAACGATGCTTCGAG GTTCCTTTTGCAGCTGGTAGGGATCTAAGGCCTGGACAACTTGGGAATATGTTACACACCTTGTCAGACTG GTTGAACACATCAGAAAATCTTCTCGTTTCAATTCAAGACAAGATTAAATGGGCTGACAATATGAGTGAGATGGACAAGAAGCATCGTAAGGAAGCAGAAGAAGGAGTTGAAGAATTGAAGAAGTCTCTGTCTATGAAG GGGGATATTGGCAGCAGAGGGCATAATGAGATGTTTGGGGAACCAAGTGGAGTGATGAACTACAAAGAAGATGGAATGCGATCAAAGAG GAGAAGGCATCCGGTGAgaaggtag
- the LOC106425637 gene encoding probable beta-1,3-galactosyltransferase 5 isoform X2 — translation MKPNVLKRLSLTWVSLLCISCFFLGAIFTSRLRLSDSGSQFILQHRRDQEVNVITKLHDHEKKKSQEKHVIENVLRTHKAIDHRSLDKSVSMLQKQLSVKQSSQPIVDVSTTNTSTEGNQRKKVFMVIGINTAFSSRKRRESLRETWMPQGEKLEKLEKDKGIVVKFMIGHSPTPHSILDKEIDSEDAQYKDFFRLDHVEGYYNLSAKTKSFFSSAVRTWDAEFYVKIDDDVHVNLGMLASTLGMHHHKPMVYIGCMKSGPVLTQKTAKYREPEFWKFGEEGNEYFRHATGQIYAISKDLATYISNNQPILHKYANEDVTLGSWLIGLEVEHIDDRNFCCGTHRDCEMKAEAGEVCVASFDRKCSGICKSVDRMWTVHVMCGEGDKAVWDANYNFLR, via the exons ATGAAGCCCAACGTGTTAAAGAGACTATCACTGACATGGGTTTCACTTCTCTGCATTTCCTGCTTTTTCCTCGGTGCAATTTTCACCTCCAG ATTGCGTTTGTCGGATTCCGGTAGCCAGTTCATTTTACAGCACCGCCGTGATCAGGAAGTTAACGTAATTACGAAATTGCATGATCATGAGAaa AAAAAATCACAAGAAAAACATGTAATTGAGAACGTTCTGAGAACCCATAAAGCAATAGA CCACAGATCATTGGATAAGTCAGTGTCTATGCTTCAGAAGCAGCTCTCTGTTAAACAGAGCTCTCAACCGATTGTTGATGTCTCAACAACAAATACTTCGACAGAAGGAAACCAAAGGAAGAAAGTTTTCATGGTGATTGGTATCAACACTGCATTTAGCAGTAGAAAACGTCGTGAATCTCTTAGAGAGACTTGGATGCCTCAGG GGGAAAAGCTTGAGAAATTGGAAAAAGATAAAGGAATTGTCGTCAAATTCATGATTGGACACAG TCCGACACCACATAGTATATTGGATAAGGAAATTGATTCAGAAGATGCTCAATACAAAGATTTCTTTAGGCTG GATCATGTGGAAGGATATTATAATCTGTCTGCGAAAACAAAAAGCTTCTTCTCCAGTGCAGTTAGAACGTGGGATGCTGAGTTTTACGTCAAGATTGATGATGACGTTCATGTCAATCTTG GTATGCTTGCTTCTACATTAGGTATGCACCATCATAAGCCGATGGTCTACATTGGATGTATGAAATCCGGACCTGTTCTTACTCAAAA GACGGCCAAGTATCGTGAACCAGAGTTTTGGAAATTTGGAGAGGAAGGTAATGAATATTTTCGACATGCTACAGGACAAATCTATGCCATCTCAAAGGATCTTGCCACATACATATCTAACAACCA GCCAATTTTACACAAGTATGCAAATGAAGATGTGACACTCGGGTCATGGTTAATTGGTCTTGAGGTTGAGCATATCGATGATCGTAATTTCTGTTGTGGTACACATCGAG ATTGTGAAATGAAGGCAGAGGCTGGAGAAGTGTGTGTGGCGTCTTTTGACAGGAAGTGCAGTGGGATATGCAAATCTGTCGATAGAATGTGGACCGTTCATGTGATGTGTGGAGAAGGTGATAAAGCCGTGTGGGAtgcaaattataactttcttaGATAA
- the LOC106425637 gene encoding probable beta-1,3-galactosyltransferase 5 isoform X1: MKPNVLKRLSLTWVSLLCISCFFLGAIFTSRLRLSDSGSQFILQHRRDQEVNKKSQEKHVIENVLRTHKAIDHRSLDKSVSMLQKQLSVKQSSQPIVDVSTTNTSTEGNQRKKVFMVIGINTAFSSRKRRESLRETWMPQGEKLEKLEKDKGIVVKFMIGHSPTPHSILDKEIDSEDAQYKDFFRLDHVEGYYNLSAKTKSFFSSAVRTWDAEFYVKIDDDVHVNLGMLASTLGMHHHKPMVYIGCMKSGPVLTQKTAKYREPEFWKFGEEGNEYFRHATGQIYAISKDLATYISNNQPILHKYANEDVTLGSWLIGLEVEHIDDRNFCCGTHRDCEMKAEAGEVCVASFDRKCSGICKSVDRMWTVHVMCGEGDKAVWDANYNFLR; the protein is encoded by the exons ATGAAGCCCAACGTGTTAAAGAGACTATCACTGACATGGGTTTCACTTCTCTGCATTTCCTGCTTTTTCCTCGGTGCAATTTTCACCTCCAG ATTGCGTTTGTCGGATTCCGGTAGCCAGTTCATTTTACAGCACCGCCGTGATCAGGAAGTTAAC AAAAAATCACAAGAAAAACATGTAATTGAGAACGTTCTGAGAACCCATAAAGCAATAGA CCACAGATCATTGGATAAGTCAGTGTCTATGCTTCAGAAGCAGCTCTCTGTTAAACAGAGCTCTCAACCGATTGTTGATGTCTCAACAACAAATACTTCGACAGAAGGAAACCAAAGGAAGAAAGTTTTCATGGTGATTGGTATCAACACTGCATTTAGCAGTAGAAAACGTCGTGAATCTCTTAGAGAGACTTGGATGCCTCAGG GGGAAAAGCTTGAGAAATTGGAAAAAGATAAAGGAATTGTCGTCAAATTCATGATTGGACACAG TCCGACACCACATAGTATATTGGATAAGGAAATTGATTCAGAAGATGCTCAATACAAAGATTTCTTTAGGCTG GATCATGTGGAAGGATATTATAATCTGTCTGCGAAAACAAAAAGCTTCTTCTCCAGTGCAGTTAGAACGTGGGATGCTGAGTTTTACGTCAAGATTGATGATGACGTTCATGTCAATCTTG GTATGCTTGCTTCTACATTAGGTATGCACCATCATAAGCCGATGGTCTACATTGGATGTATGAAATCCGGACCTGTTCTTACTCAAAA GACGGCCAAGTATCGTGAACCAGAGTTTTGGAAATTTGGAGAGGAAGGTAATGAATATTTTCGACATGCTACAGGACAAATCTATGCCATCTCAAAGGATCTTGCCACATACATATCTAACAACCA GCCAATTTTACACAAGTATGCAAATGAAGATGTGACACTCGGGTCATGGTTAATTGGTCTTGAGGTTGAGCATATCGATGATCGTAATTTCTGTTGTGGTACACATCGAG ATTGTGAAATGAAGGCAGAGGCTGGAGAAGTGTGTGTGGCGTCTTTTGACAGGAAGTGCAGTGGGATATGCAAATCTGTCGATAGAATGTGGACCGTTCATGTGATGTGTGGAGAAGGTGATAAAGCCGTGTGGGAtgcaaattataactttcttaGATAA